One window of Metopolophium dirhodum isolate CAU chromosome 3, ASM1992520v1, whole genome shotgun sequence genomic DNA carries:
- the LOC132940725 gene encoding mitochondrial carrier protein Rim2: protein MSQSQYSRDTVIHLVSGGLAGTTGAVVTCPLEVVKTRLQSSSSFGATRYDYVPRIASEDSGGSRMTCKTISSLQRRRYNTLSSAGGRHSSTQILTFSQCGVGSQNTKSMGLLQCLRHIVKTEGPKALFKGLVPNIVGVAPSRAIYFGAYAQSKKFFNTVLNPDTPIVHVLSASFAGFASCSATNPIWLVKTRLQLDLNKNGKRLTAGQCIRRIYRTGGIKGFYKGITASYFGISETVVHFVIYEAIKARLIAARVGLNESEDNTKTSKDFLEFMMAGAISKTVASSIAYPHEVARTRLREEGTKYRSFFQTLLTVYGEEGLRGLYRGLTTQLVRQIPNTAIMMATYEAAVYVMTTYYSPNEAVFYEDTDDRYE, encoded by the exons ATGTCACAGTCGCAGTACTCTCGTGACACGGTCATCCATCTCGTATCTGGAGG GTTGGCTGGTACGACTGGTGCTGTGGTTACATGTCCATTGGAAGTGGTCAAGACTAGGTTGCAGTCATCTTCTAGCTTTGGTGCTACACGCTATGATTATGTGCCTAGAATTGCATCTGAAGACAGTGGCGGTAGTCGCATGACATGTAAGACAATCTCGTCGCTGCAGCGACGACGATATAACACCTTGAGCAGCGCTGGTGGCCGACACTCCAGCACACAAATACTAACATTTTCTCAATGTGGTGTAGGCAGCCAGAATACCAAATCAATGGGACTCTTACAGTGTCTCAG GCACATAGTAAAAACCGAAGGCCCCAAGGCTCTGTTCAAAGGACTGGTGCCCAACATCGTGGGCGTCGCTCCGTCCAGAGCCATATATTTCGGGGCCTACGCACAATCCAAAAAGTTTTTCAACACCGTACTTAACCCGGACACACCGATAGTACATGTACTATCGGCGTCTTTTGCAG gttttGCTTCTTGTTCAGCAACTAATCCTATTTGGCTGGTCAAAACTAGACTACAGTTGGACTTGAACAAAAATGGAAAAAGACTCACCGCTGGTCAATGTATCAGGCGAATATATAGGACTGGG GGCATAAAAGGTTTCTATAAAGGTATTACAGCTTCGTACTTTGGAATATCTGAAACTGTTGTGCACTTTGTCATCTACGAAGCAATCAAAGCGAGACTGATAGCAGCCCGTGTTGGACTTAATGAGTCTGAAGATAATACCAAAACCTCCAAAGATTTCCTTGAATTCATGATGGCTGGTGCCATTTCTAAGACTGTTGCTTCGTCCATCGCCTATCCTCACG AGGTCGCTAGGACCAGGCTCCGGGAAGAAGGTACCAAGTATCGAAGCTTCTTCCAGACTCTATTAACGGTTTACGGCGAGGAGGGCCTAAGGGGACTATACCGCGGTCTGACCACACAGCTGGTCAGACAAATACCTAACACGGCCATTATGATGGCAACATACGAGGCTGCTGTTTATGTGATGACTACGTATTATAGTCCTAACGAGGCTGTGTTCTACGAAGATACCGATGATCGTTACGAGTGA